CCTTCCTGAGTAGAAGGGATTTATAAGCATAGTCTGTCATGGTGGGGTCATCTACATCATCAAATACCATTACATTCATCTGATTCAGTTAGGTCTCATGTCAAACTTTCTGTAAACtcactttccttcccctttctctgatTGTTTTATGAAATGATACTGCTCATAATCTGTTATACTTCATAACTTCACAAATGAGCTGATATTTAAACCTGTGTTGTCTTGGATTATCATATCTTTCCACTTGGCAGAAATCAAATGTTCATTGGCTGAAGATATTTCTGTATTCTTTTGGATTCCTTATTCTGgtaattgtttttatattggttaaataatcaaaagaatgtGTATTTTCTTggttcatttcccttttttgcaCATCAATAGATTGTTTGAATAGTTCAGATTGGAGTTGTAATTGCATAcaatcttttcttctcatctttacaCTTCTTTCTAATTTGGGTTTGATTTTGATCTTCAGCTTGATCAATTTGCCTATTGGATCATACCCagaaactgattttaaaatgtcttccatTTTGGTGACcagttaatttctttttgataagaaatagataatttcatttttatgatgcTTGTGCTCatgaagcaggcactgtggaaCTCAGACAAAGAAAATGCTAGGTACATTCAGTGCCTCCTGGTTTTCTGGACTTTTgtctggactttgatgactcaggaagagagaatgaggctgatgattgcacaactctgcctcatCTAAATCTAATTGTACAAATCAAGACACCACCCATGATGTccttggtcttctttgaaaacgaaggacaaacaaGTCCTTTTCTAGCTAGAAATTCTATTTGCTGGATCTGCCTCACAAATAATTTGTCTACTAGGATTCTGTCTCAAACCTTACTCTTTATTGATTTACTGTTGCCTGAAATTCATTCAGTTATAGAGCAATTGATGacaaggtggtacagtggatagactactgggtctggagtcaggaaaacttggagtccaaatgtgacctcagacactagctgtatgaccctgggcaagtcatttaacctctgccttataccactggagaaggaaatggcaaaccacatcagTATCCAcgccaaaaaaaatcccatggatggcatgaagagttggacacagctgactgactgaacaataacaacaaaaaaacagagcAATCCCTTTGGCCTGAagtgttttgttttccccataaagtacaaaaaaaaggATTGACTGGGTAACACGTTAAGCCTCATCAATCATTTAAACCTTTGCATTAATgactttatcagaactttttaaGGCAGTATTGACAAAGATAAGAACATACTAAGCACCTGAGGTGGGAGAGCCAGAAACTTTAGTTGTCATTGCTTAGACCCAGCCTTGTACAAGTGAAATAACATTGGGAGAAGAACTTCTTGAGAAGCTATTAGCTTTCTGGGGAGAATAAAGACAAATGTGCTTGTTCTCAACTATTAGAGAATGTCAGGTGTTAGAAAACCCAGCTGTGGGAGAATTCCACATCTGGAAAAGAGTGCATCTGAGGAAAGATTACAGTTAGtacctgaaaataaaatttctcgCCATTTAATCATGGAATTCCTGTTCGGTTTTGTCTTCATTAACTGTTTTAATTGAGGGAGAAGCTTGTCCACAACCTCAAGTCCCAtcttgtttgtttggttttgttgttgttgttggtgttttttttttttttttcacttttccattCTCCAAATTACAATGGAACAACCTAgtttatttagaagaattttGAGGACTTGTTAAAGCAGAGTGCCTGAAGGTAGACAATACCCTAAGAAGAGACTGAGAAGTCTTTCTATccactcaaattagattttctattttaaaagatgtGAATTCCCTTTtatctcctcccccctcccctgctTCTCAACTCCTTTACAGTAGAAAGCAGCACAAAACCAATCATACTGAACTGAAACCCCTTGGGGGTTTGCCTTTGGGGCATAAGAGTGCAATGAAATCACCCACATAGTCCTTCTGCTCTTGCCTGCAGCAAGCAGGCAACTTTAGTCTTGTAGATGACTTGTTTCATagccatttttttcccttgtgttaTTGACTGTGAGCATGTAGAATGGGATGGAACTTTAACTCTCTAAAGGCAAGGGGAAGGACTTTAAGGAGAAAGTTGATTGGATTAAGTTGTTGAGAAGCCTCCTAGGATTCTTTGGAGGGGGTAACCCTCTGACTAAATagaaatttgaaagattttagtCTGGAAATTATATACAACCTACAAAAAGGAATCATATCTCATCTAAGAGTTGGAAAAAGAGATTAattcatttcataaaataaagaaatcttcCTAGCGTAGAGAAATAAAGATATGGACAAACTCAATATATTCACAGTACTTGGGagccaaaaaagatttttttattgaGGAAAATCTTGTACTATATTTGCTAGAAAGTTGTCCAGAAAGTGTGAGCCTTCTATCTCACATTGTTTTATTGTGATTGCCAAGGAGCATTTCCTgtatagggaatttttttttaaatttttttttttaggaggagttttctttcttttttaaaaaattgtattttttcccaaatatatgcaaaaatagttttcaacattcattcatcATTCATCAATTCAacattgaaaaactttgtgttccaaatttttcttcctttcctcctacctcttcaagacagaaagcaatccgatatagattaaacatgtataattcttctaaacatatttccatattcatcatactgtgcaaaaaaaaaaaaaaaagatcaaaaggaaaaaaaaagcacaagaaagagggaaaatctagcaaacaaacaacaaataaaagatgaaaatactatgctctgatccacattctatctccatagttctctctgtggatgcaaatggcactttccatcacaagtctattggaattgccttgtatcacctcattgctgaaaagagccaagtctattatATAATCatgacataatttttttattatatacaatgttcccttgattttactcacttcacttagcatcacttcatgtgagtctttccaggattttttgaaatcagccttctcatcattttttatagaacaataatattccatttcattcatatatcacaacttatccagccattctccaactaagggtatccactcaatttccaattccttgccagtacaaacatttttgcacatatgggtccttttctctttttatgatctctttgggatatagacccaggagagacacagctgggtcaaaggatattgtACAGGGAGTTTTCAAGGGCTTATGAATGTTTTTAGGGCTCATCAAGGTATAGGTGGCAGTAGCTAAGAGATCTCATCCCTTACAGAGAGATGGGAAAAGATAACTAACTGAGGGCTCAATGGACATCCTAGTGATGATACCATCATTTCCTGTGTGGATATGGATCACAGAAATGACAACAGATGACAAAGTCAGGAGATATACTACAAGGTGCAGATCTAGCCAGGCATTCAGAAGCCCTGAGATCACTTCTAGTGGCTATGTCAAAACTTACAGAGATGAAGTAAGACTGTTCCAGGCTCTGCTCTCTTAATATTTAACCATGAGTGCTCTGTATAGTCCTCCACTCTTATGCTAATGAAAAAGAGAGGTTAATTGAGGAGTATTAGTAACCTGATAACAATCTCTACTCTTTTCATAGCATTgtattttaactttctttctgtctgtctctctaaatCTATCTCTCTGACTTgcatgcacatgtacacacatgagcactcacacacacatacaaaactcATACACTCGGACCTACTTTGTCTCTTTCTCATTCTGGTTTTATGAATCATCTGCCTGGCATAATCTTCCATGGGTATTGCTGAGGGCTTGAAGCTGTAGTTCACCCAAAGCAGTGCTCTAACCTGAAAAATCTGAAGGGTTCCCAGAACTAAGAGAGCTCAGGAGACTTGTGACATACTTAGAGCTCAGTAGCTtgtctcataaaagaaaaaaagtgagaaataggCTTCCCTCATCTGGAGAATATTTATGAAAGCATCATAAAAACCAAGCCACTTTTGAAATTTAGTCTGAGtgcaaaatagaaaatagtagcttactgtttatttttattcttagaaaTCAGTAATTCTTTTGCCACAGAGGAAATGGAATTTTTTCATGGTGCTATTACTGATGTCATCATATTCTACCTAACACTTCTCTAACCCCATCAAAACATAAGAATTCCTTAAAGGTTTTCTATTACTTCTACTGTTACCCTAGTTGTCATATTTTCCAAATACTAAAGGATCTtttcaaaaattatgaaaatcCCAGTCATGTGATTCCTGTAATTAAAACCTGAATATCTAAATATTGAGATTACTGATATTGCTGAAGAATTAAAAACTTCTCAGAGaaatgtttctatttattttaatctttgacCTTGTAGAAAATATCTGTTCTGCTGGCTAATTATGTAGTTAGTTACCCAGGGGACCCAAGATATCAGTAAGAGGCTCAATAATATTTCTTGATTTGTATATGTACTCTAGTGGAATAAGGTACTAATAATAAGGAATACGATAATAAGTTGTCACAAAATAATTACACAAAATTCATAAGCCAATGGtggtacaagaaaaaaatcagaggcaAGGTAATGCTTCAGGCTTCACTTCTCAGACCTTTATTCTTCCAAACAAAGTTGACCCTGTTGTATGTTATACTCTGTTAACCACGGGAGCACAAAGTTCTTACATAACTAATCTGAACCTGTGACTTCTTGTTATGCTACTGAGGATCTCTTGTGAGTTCTCTTTTTACTTGATGGGGAAAGGACTCTCTCCTGAATAATGCAGCAGAATAGCAACCACATGGAAGACTTCCCTCTCAATGTCTTTTCGGTCACTCCTTATACACCCAGTACAGCTGACATCCAGGTGTCTGATGATGATAAGGCAGGAGCCACTTTACTCTTCTCAGGTATCTTTCTGGGGCTGGTGGGAATCACATTCACAGTGATGGGCTGGATCAAGTACCAAGGCATCTCTCATTTTGAGTGGACACAGCTTCTCGGGCCGATTCTGCTCTCAGTGGGGGTGACATTCATCCTGATCGCCGTGTGCAAGTTTAAAATGCTATCTTGTCAATCTTGCAAAGAAAGTGAGGAAAGAGCACTGGACACAGACCAGACTATGAGTGGACAATCCTTTGTTTTCACGGGGATCAACCAGCCTATAACATTCCATGGGGCAACTGTGGTGCAGTATATTCCTCCCTATGCGTCTCAGGACACCGTTGGGGTAAATGCCACTTATCTGCCCCCAGTGGTGAACCCTTTTGGTGTTGCAAACTCAGGAGGGCTAACAGTGCCTGTTCCAAGTCCCCCTCAGTACTGCACCATCTATCCTCATGATAATGCTGCATTTATTGATGATGAGCTCTACCCCACCTATGTGGACATGGATCACAGAAATGAAAACAGGTATGGTGGCTGGTACCCAGAGAAAATGGGGAGCTTGGGAGTGCTGCTCCTACAGCTAGGATAGGCAATCTATAGGCTCATATGCCTCTGAGAAAAGTGACAGGTTAGGGTAAACTTGTATCATGAGCTCTAAATTTGACTGTGTTTTCTGCTCATACTTTTAGGTCAACTACTGATGCTGAACAGCTAGAGGAGATACAGCTAGAAGACAACAGTCATGAATACTTATCCCCTCCCTCATATGAGGAAATATATTCCAATCCATGCTAGAGATGAAATTTCTAAGGGAACCAAACACTAAAAACCACTATTTTTCTAACTAAAGGGTTTAAATATGACCACAGGTTCCCACAGTACCCCCTAGTGGTATAGTTGAACTCTCAATTATTCATGGGTAGGGTTGAAGGGAAAAATCTCTCCCTACATGGCAGTGGAGAATTCCCACTCCTGTCTTCATTTCTTCATGAAGGGTACCCTCAATTTTCCTTACAAGTTTCTAGGGAAGCAAGGATTTTAACAATTACTTCTTTATAGGAGCCCCACAAGTCACCCTCATGATCataaggaaaattttaatttcatactTAAAGGATTTCCTTGACTTGTGGGACTGATGAGGCAGAAGGAAGGCAAGAGCATTCAGGGTTAGAGCTTCTACTCTTAATAGGATCCTAGCCCAGGCATGGGATTCTATGAATGGCTAAAGTCTTTCCCTCTCTGCAAAGGAGGTTTGCATCTGAGCACCTGAAATAGGTTTCTTTTAACTCTTGGGGCTTGGTTTGCCTCCTGATAAAGGGGTTTTGGGGCTGCCTAATCTTTGAGGGACTTGAGGGTGAAAGGAGATGACTACAGTGGTTACTTTGATGTTTGGTATATTTGGCTTTATGTACtcaaactatgattaaaaaaaactgcaTCCCGTATGCTTTTGTGAATAGCTTCAATTGAAATACAGGAAGGAGTTTAGAAGAGTCCCCTTCCAAGAGTAGAAATAGAAAGCTGAACCAAGTGTCTAAATGGGTAAATCCGCATTAAACTCTTGAATTAATAAGTTTACATTCCCTCCCATAAGGGGAGGAAACCAAGAGACATAAATTTTGTGCTTCTGAGGGATTGAAAGAATTCCATGTTATACCAGAACACTCTCTGGTGTTGAGTAGGGCACATCAACACTGCCAATGAATGGTTGCATGAAGTAGCCTTTACTGAGCAGAATCAGGCAACTGGTCAGCATCACCACCTAGTGGTTAAATATTGtattaggggtgtgtgtgtgtgtgtgtgtgtgtgtgtgtgtgtgtgtgtgtaagagagagacacacacagagacacagagatagagacagagagaactgaGTGCCTGTGTACAAGGGGAGCTtgacaaatacttattgacttaTGATAGTTCCCTACTGAACTATACATTTCACAAGGGCACAAACTATATTTTACCAATAAAGCAAAGATGAGAGAAAAAGTGGAGGAACAGGCAATATAAGGGTCCATGTGCATTTATTTTCATtgtaggggttcttaacctttttggaaTCGTGGAACATTTTGCAGTCTGGAAAAAACTTATGTactctttctcagaatattattattatttttaaaaatttttatttagaatttttttccccacagtatatatgcatgagtaatttttatattatcccttgtattcatttttccatattatccccccctccctccactccctccccccgatgacaggcaatcccatacattttacatgtgttacaatataacccagatacaatatatgtgtgtaaataccattttcagaatattatttttaaatgaataaaataaaacacaaagtttGCAAAGGAattcaattatactgaaataattatcagaattttaaaaaagtgcagacacctcccccttccccatgaTGGATGTAGATGGAATCCCCAGATTCCATGAGACCCCATGAGCATTTGGCTTGCTTTGCTCTCTTCCCCAAAGAATTCAATCCCAGAGCACTAACCAATAGTTAGAGGAGCATTAGGACTCTCTTCAGAAGAATTTCCTGTCTTAAGAGTACAAGGTCTCCTATCTTTCTCTCTTCAGTCTGGACCATGATCACCCCTACTGTCCATTAGTCCCTTTCTCCATGGACACTCCAGCTCCATCTGTGATTAGGCCTTCGGAAGACTCTTTTATCTCAACTAGGGATCTTGGGATCCTCTGCCCCACTCCTCTGTTGGCCCTCAGTCTCCATTCAGAACTACTCCTCTGGCAATATCCAGGAAATCAAATCCCA
This sequence is a window from Sminthopsis crassicaudata isolate SCR6 chromosome 1, ASM4859323v1, whole genome shotgun sequence. Protein-coding genes within it:
- the TMEM174 gene encoding transmembrane protein 174, whose amino-acid sequence is MQQNSNHMEDFPLNVFSVTPYTPSTADIQVSDDDKAGATLLFSGIFLGLVGITFTVMGWIKYQGISHFEWTQLLGPILLSVGVTFILIAVCKFKMLSCQSCKESEERALDTDQTMSGQSFVFTGINQPITFHGATVVQYIPPYASQDTVGVNATYLPPVVNPFGVANSGGLTVPVPSPPQYCTIYPHDNAAFIDDELYPTYVDMDHRNENRSTTDAEQLEEIQLEDNSHEYLSPPSYEEIYSNPC